DNA sequence from the Acidimicrobiales bacterium genome:
GAAGTCGTCGTCGGTGATGTCGACGACGGGCTTGGCGTAGCCGACCCCGGCCACGTTGCACATGACGTCGAGCCGCCCGTACTCGGACACGGCCCGGTCCACGAGGGCGTCGACATCGGCCCGCCGCGACGTGTCGGCCCGCACGGCCACCGCCCGGCCCCCGTCGGCGCCGATCTGCTTGGCGGTGCGGGCGGCGCCCTCCTCGTCGATGTCACCGACCACGACCGCGGCGCCGGCCGCCGCCAGCACCTGCGCCGTCGCCTCCCCGATCCCGCTGGCCCCGCCGGTCACCACGGCCACCTGGTCATCGATGCGGAAGAGTTCGGGTACGTCGACCATGCTGCCCTCCGGGATGTCTACGCAATCGGCCCGCGCACGTTAACCGCGGATACGGTGGGCCGGGCGGGCCGAGCAGGGAGGCGTGGTGGCCGGAGACGAGGGTGCGGACCGGGCGGAGCTGATCGAGCTGGTGGGCCGCCATGCCCAGCTCACCGACGACGGTGACTGGGAGACGCGGGTCGGCCTGTACACCGAGGACGGGGAGTTCACCTCGTTGGACGGAGTCCCCCGCCGGGGCCGGGACGCTCTGCGGGAGGCCTTCTCCGCCACGGCGGGCCGGATGGCCGGCAAGCACATCACCTCGAACACGGTCCTGGTGCTCGAGGGGGACCGGGCCTCGGGCCTGACCGACTACGCCTTCTTCATGGTGACCAAGGACGCCATCGTGCCGGCCAGCGTCGGCCGCTACCACGACGAGTTCGTGAAGGGGTCGGACGGCTGGCGCTTCCGCTCCCGGCGCATCGAGGCGCTGACGGCGCCGGCCTGACCGATCCGGATCCGGGCGCCCCGGCCGGGGCCCCGGGACCTGCGGTCAGGGGCGGACGACGTCGGGCGGCTCGGCGGCGTCGAACTGGTAGAGCCGCTCGGCGTTGCCCCGGAGGATCTTGAACTGCTGCTCGGGGGTGAGCCCGGCGGCGTTCAGGCGCTCGTGGGCCAGCTTGAGCGAATGGGGCCACGTGGTGTCGGAGTGGGGGTAGTCGACCTCGATCATCACGTTGTCCTCCCCCACGACGGGGAGCATCGACAGCCCGGTGGCGTCGTCGATGAAGCAGCCGTAGAAGTGCTCCCGGTAGTCGGCGTACACGTCGATCTTGTCCGTGTCGATCTGGGTGTCGTAGTGCTGCACGGGGCCCACGTTGCCCAGGGCCTGACCCTTGGCGACCCAGTAGCGCTGGGTCGTCCAGACCTGATGGGCCCGCTCGAGGACCCACGGGATCCAACCGATCGAGCCTTCGGAGAGGGCGATCTTGATGTTCGGGTAGACGTTGAACAACCCGCTGAAGATCCAGTCCATCAGGCAACCCGCCGGCCGGATCATCCCCAACGAGAAGTTGGCCATGAAAGGTGAGTCGTTGGAGATGCGGTGGAAGGTGGACGACGATCCGATGTGGATCGACAGCACCATGCCCAACTCGTTGGCGGTCCGCAGCACCGGGTCCCAGTGACCCGTGTGGATGGTCGGCAGGCCGAGAGGCTCGAAGTTCTCCGAGAAGCAGAACGACCGGCACCCCTTGGCGTAGACCCGCTCCAGCTCCTTGGCGGCCAGCTGGGGGTCCCAGAGGGGGATGATGGCCAGGGGGATGTAGCGGCGCGGATCGGTCGCACACCACTCGTCGATCATCCAGTCGTTGTAGGCCTGGACGCAGATCAGGGCCAGGTCCTTGTCCTTGGCCTCCCAGAAGGTCTGGCCGCAGAAGCGGGGGAAGGACGGGAAGTTGAGCGACGCCAGGATCCCGGAGTCGTTCATGTCCTGGAGCCGGGCCTTCGGGTCGTAGCAGCCCGGGCGCATCTCGCTGTACGGGAAGCCCACGGGCGTGATGTCCTCGGGGCGGCGTCCGGCGCTGGCTCCGAGGCCCCCGGTGGCCTGGCGGATGTCCTCGTAGGCCCAGACCTCGGCGCCGCTGTCATCGATGATGACCCGGGGCGCGACGTCCTTGTACCTGCTCGGCACCCGGTCCTGCCACACGCCGGGGGGCTCGATGATGTGGTCATCGACCGATGTGATCCAGTTGAGGTCGTACTCGGCTGCAGCGCTCATGCTTCCCCCCACTGACAGGCCTAGGGTCGTGATCCGAGCCTATCCGGGCGGATTCATTCGGGAGGAGCCGTGGAGGGCAGGAGGATCCTGGTGACCGGCCCGGCCGGCCACCTGGCGCTGCCGATCGTGCGGGCGCTGGCCCCGGCCAACGAGGTCTGGGGCCTGGCCCGGTTCAGCCGGCCCGAGGACATCTCCCTGCTGGAGGGACTCGGCGTGCGCTGCCTGCGCAGGGACATCGCCGCCGACGCCCTCGACGACCTGCCCCGGGATCTCGACTACGTCTTCCACGCCGGCGCCATGGTGGCGATGGGCTCCGAGGAGGACATGGCCTACACCTTCGCGGTGAACGTCCAGGGCACGGGGCGGCTGCTGGAGCGGTGCCGCGGCGTCAAGGGCTTCGTGTTCTGCTCGACCGGCGGGGTCTACGCCAAGCAGAGCCGCCCGGTGCGGGAGGACGACGACTACGGCGCCCCGATCCCGGCCTACAGCCTGTCGAAGATCGCCGCCGAGCAGCTGGTGCGCTTCCTGGCCCCGCGACTGGAGATCCCCACCATCATCCTGCGGATCGGGGCGGTGTACGGGCCCGATGCGTCCGGTCCCCTGGTGCGGATCCGGCGCATGCTGCGGGGCAAGGAGGTCTGGGTCAACCCCGAGGAGCCGCGGGCGGGCTCGGTCATGTGGGTGGACGACGCCGTGCGCCTGGCCCTGGTGGCCCTCGAAAAGGGGCAGATCCCCCCGATCACCGTGAACTTCGCCGGGGACGATCCGGTCTCGATCGAGGACTACTGCCGCTTCGCCGGTCACCTGCTCGGGGTGGAGCCGACATTCCGCTACACCGACGAGACCTACCCGGCCAACCAGATGGACACGACGCTCATGCACGAGGTGCTCGGCCGCTGCGAGACCGGGTGGCAGGAAGGCTTCCGGCGGCTGCTGGCCGCCTGCTTCCCGGACGG
Encoded proteins:
- a CDS encoding nuclear transport factor 2 family protein; protein product: MAGDEGADRAELIELVGRHAQLTDDGDWETRVGLYTEDGEFTSLDGVPRRGRDALREAFSATAGRMAGKHITSNTVLVLEGDRASGLTDYAFFMVTKDAIVPASVGRYHDEFVKGSDGWRFRSRRIEALTAPA
- a CDS encoding amidohydrolase family protein, coding for MSAAAEYDLNWITSVDDHIIEPPGVWQDRVPSRYKDVAPRVIIDDSGAEVWAYEDIRQATGGLGASAGRRPEDITPVGFPYSEMRPGCYDPKARLQDMNDSGILASLNFPSFPRFCGQTFWEAKDKDLALICVQAYNDWMIDEWCATDPRRYIPLAIIPLWDPQLAAKELERVYAKGCRSFCFSENFEPLGLPTIHTGHWDPVLRTANELGMVLSIHIGSSSTFHRISNDSPFMANFSLGMIRPAGCLMDWIFSGLFNVYPNIKIALSEGSIGWIPWVLERAHQVWTTQRYWVAKGQALGNVGPVQHYDTQIDTDKIDVYADYREHFYGCFIDDATGLSMLPVVGEDNVMIEVDYPHSDTTWPHSLKLAHERLNAAGLTPEQQFKILRGNAERLYQFDAAEPPDVVRP
- a CDS encoding NAD(P)-dependent oxidoreductase is translated as MTGPAGHLALPIVRALAPANEVWGLARFSRPEDISLLEGLGVRCLRRDIAADALDDLPRDLDYVFHAGAMVAMGSEEDMAYTFAVNVQGTGRLLERCRGVKGFVFCSTGGVYAKQSRPVREDDDYGAPIPAYSLSKIAAEQLVRFLAPRLEIPTIILRIGAVYGPDASGPLVRIRRMLRGKEVWVNPEEPRAGSVMWVDDAVRLALVALEKGQIPPITVNFAGDDPVSIEDYCRFAGHLLGVEPTFRYTDETYPANQMDTTLMHEVLGRCETGWQEGFRRLLAACFPDGRPDRV